One uncultured Pseudodesulfovibrio sp. genomic window carries:
- a CDS encoding tyrosine-type recombinase/integrase, translating into MPLTVKKIDSLKPKDKLYRVADGEGLCIEVTPKGSKLWRLRYRFDRKAKMMALGKYPDLNLHDARIKCRKLKSQLSKGLDPAGATKAGGDTENDENNFEVFAREWFDKFKHNWVARTAKRKMRRLEGHVFPLIGDLPMKEVDAPQIRVVLLRIESLKTLHTAHRVKNILGEIMRHAVAMGVIRHNPVPDLAGVLPPEKVKHRASITDTKGIGGLLRSIDEYQGSPVTRCAMKLAALTFVRPGELRHAEWSEINFDGKEWRIPAEKMKMRRPHVVPLSRQSVEVLKEVELITGHGRYVFPSERSSARAMSNNTVNAALRRMSYTKEEMTGHGFRSMASTNLNELGHHPDHIERQLAHVEANKVRAAYNYAEHLAERKEMMQSWANYLDSLREE; encoded by the coding sequence ATGCCCCTGACAGTCAAAAAAATCGATTCATTGAAGCCCAAAGATAAACTGTACCGGGTGGCCGATGGAGAGGGCCTTTGTATAGAGGTAACGCCCAAGGGGTCTAAGCTTTGGCGACTTCGTTATCGCTTTGACAGAAAAGCGAAGATGATGGCTCTTGGGAAATATCCTGATTTGAATTTGCATGACGCCCGCATCAAATGTCGGAAGCTGAAGAGTCAGTTGAGTAAGGGCCTTGACCCTGCCGGAGCCACAAAAGCAGGAGGTGACACTGAGAACGACGAAAATAACTTTGAGGTATTTGCAAGAGAGTGGTTTGATAAATTCAAACATAACTGGGTGGCTAGGACGGCTAAGAGGAAGATGCGCCGTCTTGAAGGGCATGTTTTCCCTTTGATTGGTGATTTGCCAATGAAAGAGGTAGATGCTCCCCAAATTCGTGTGGTGCTCCTTCGTATTGAGAGTTTGAAGACTTTGCACACGGCACACCGTGTCAAAAACATCTTAGGTGAGATCATGCGTCATGCGGTTGCCATGGGAGTGATCCGCCATAACCCCGTGCCTGATCTAGCAGGTGTGCTCCCCCCTGAAAAAGTTAAGCACCGGGCGAGTATCACAGACACTAAGGGTATAGGTGGTCTTCTCCGGTCCATTGATGAGTATCAAGGTAGCCCTGTTACCCGTTGTGCTATGAAGTTGGCTGCTTTGACTTTCGTGCGTCCTGGCGAGCTTCGTCATGCGGAATGGTCTGAGATCAACTTTGACGGGAAGGAATGGCGTATCCCTGCAGAGAAAATGAAGATGAGGCGGCCACATGTTGTCCCGCTTTCCCGACAGTCCGTCGAAGTCCTCAAAGAAGTGGAGTTGATCACTGGCCACGGCAGGTACGTTTTCCCTTCAGAGCGGTCTTCGGCCAGGGCCATGAGCAACAATACCGTCAATGCAGCATTGAGGCGTATGAGCTACACAAAGGAAGAAATGACCGGGCATGGCTTTCGGTCAATGGCTAGCACCAACCTGAATGAGCTTGGACATCATCCAGATCACATTGAAAGACAGCTTGCTCACGTTGAAGCAAACAAGGTTCGGGCCGCATACAACTATGCCGAGCACCTAGCAGAGAGAAAGGAGATGATGCAATCCTGGGCGAATTATTTAGACAGCCTTCGGGAAGAATAG